In Lodderomyces elongisporus chromosome 1, complete sequence, a genomic segment contains:
- the PSE1 gene encoding importin subunit beta-3 has product MSVLPAEVHATLTNLLHSLLSDNVSRNEAEKSLESDWSSKQNVELLLVFLAEQAGQGETDTIKAFSAVLFRRIAIKSPKELTSVTDRTIGVISDPAKAQIRTLLLQGFSSPQSNPVRHKLSDAISEVSKEDCSPPGSWNELIPALFAASKNPDPSFRESAFRVFSATPELVDHSYLNEVLPIYNAGFEDESDDVRIAACAAFVAFFKELPKKAWPSLSPLLPNLLNSLPRFLQNGQDTALASVLESLIDLVELAPKMFKDMFPTIIDFCAAVSKNNELESATRMASLELLTTFSEVAPAMCKRTPSYTEQIVLITLSMLTEVCIDDDDAAEWNNNDDTEDDDEEPEYDAARQALDRVSLRLSGQSMAAPLFQYLPSMIQSQNWRERQAALMALSSAAEGCSDVLTSEIPKLLDMVLPTINDENSRVEYACCNALGQMSTDFADIIQRTSGDRILPALISKLTNKSVPRVQAHAAAALVNFSEAASKEILEPYLDDLLNNLLGLLQSPKRYVQEQVLTTIAIIADAAQKTFVKYYDTLMPLLTNVLQTDMGDENRLLKGKCIECSTLIALAVGKEKFEPHSHGLIQLFGHLQQTATQDDDPVKQYLEQAWGRISRILGKDFLPYIPSVLPPLMVTAKASQDISLLEEDEAEEYSNNEEWEVMNLSGKWIAVHTAALDDKVTAMDLLRTYAIQLKGDFFPWVKEIAEDIALPGLDFYLHDGVRGSAALTLASLLRCVVLAKGNDSQDAHLLWSKICDKLTEVLKSEPVPELLVAYYTALVECINSLAANSISSHQLQELSTTINTNMVEINERIKARDNEDDEYTEDVEEDEEEYTDEELLDEINKAISAIFKNAKASALENFQGLIPTVTTFINDENSSLKLCGLCIVCDLLEHGGPNSAVFQDSFLGVLSSSLASPHAGVRQAGAYAVGVAAQFGGDNYGNFCVSCLELMFKMSSVPDARADENVHATENSISAIAKVLHRYSTMIPNIDTLLNQWINLLPVVQDESAAPFAYVFLSELMDNNHSVIQQNVPKVVDSVIQALAHAAISGNTANKIVASTRRLLGSIPHEEAVALLSKNPSNMDVVNKFFS; this is encoded by the coding sequence ATGAGCGTTCTTCCAGCTGAGGTTCATGCAACTTTGACCAATTTATTGCACAGTCTTCTTTCTGACAACGTTTCAAGAAACGAAGCTGAAAAATCGCTTGAACTGGATTGGTCAAGTAAGCAAAATGTCGAACTATTACTTGTTTTCTTAGCAGAACAAGCGGGTCAGGGAGAAACCGATACCATTAAGGCATTTTCAGCGGTTTTATTCCGAAGAATTGCCATCAAATCACCCAAAGAGCTCACGAGCGTTACCGATAGAACTATTGGTGTTATTAGTGATCCAGCAAAAGCTCAAATTAGAACACTTTTGCTCCAAGGGTTTAGCTCGCCCCAGTCCAATCCTGTGAGGCACAAACTCTCGGATGCGATTTCGGAAGTGTCAAAGGAAGATTGCTCGCCACCAGGCAGTTGGAACGAGTTGATTCCTGCTTTGTTTGCAGCATCCAAAAACCCAGACCCAAGTTTCCGAGAGTCTGCGTTTAGAGTATTCTCCGCAACTCCAGAATTAGTTGACCATTCGTATTTGAACGAAGTGTTGCCAATTTACAATGCTGgatttgaagatgaaagcGATGATGTGCGTATTGCGGCGTGTGCGGCATTTGTTGcatttttcaaagaatTGCCCAAGAAAGCATGGCCCAGCTTGTCCCCATTATTGCCCAACTTGTTGAATTCTCTTCCAAGATTTTTGCAAAACGGACAAGACACGGCGTTGGCCTCTGTATTGGAGTCCTTGATTGACTTGGTCGAGTTGGCACCGAAAATGTTCAAGGATATGTTCCCCACAATTATTGATTTCTGTGCCGCTGTATCCAAAAACAATGAATTAGAATCGGCTACCAGAATGGCTTCATTGGAATTGCTCACTACTTTTTCAGAGGTGGCGCCAGCTATGTGTAAACGTACACCTTCTTACACGGAGCAAATCGTCCTCATTACTTTGTCGATGCTCACTGAGGTTTGTattgacgatgacgatgccGCTGAGTGGAACAACAATGATGATACTGAggatgacgatgaagagCCAGAGTACGATGCTGCTAGACAAGCATTGGATCGTGTCAGTTTGAGACTCTCTGGCCAGTCCATGGCAGCACCATTATTTCAGTATTTGCCATCTATGATTCAGTCGCAAAATTGGAGGGAGCGTCAAGCAGCATTAATGGCCTTGTCCTCGGCTGCAGAAGGATGCTCCGATGTGTTGACTTCTGAAATACCCAAACTCTTGGATATGGTCTTGCCCACTATCAATGATGAGAATTCTAGAGTTGAGTATGCATGTTGTAATGCCTTGGGTCAAATGTCCACAGATTTTGCTGACATTATTCAAAGAACTTCAGGTGACAGAATATTACCAGCATTGATCTCCAAATTGACAAACAAATCAGTGCCAAGAGTGCAAGCACATGCTGCAGCTGCATTGGTAAATTTTTCTGAGGCCGCATCTAAGGAGATCTTGGAACCTTATTTAGATGATCTTTTGAACAATCTATTAGGTTTATTGCAATCTCCAAAGAGGTATGTGCAAGAGCAAGTCTTGACCACTATTGCCATAATCGCAGATGCTGCTCAAAAAACATTTGTCAAGTACTACGATACCTTGATGCCACTCTTAACCAATGTCTTGCAAACTGATATGGGTGACGAGAATAGACTACTCAAGGGAAAATGTATTGAGTGCTCTACATTAATTGCATTGGCTGTGggtaaagaaaagtttGAGCCTCATAGTCATGGTCTTATTCAGCTTTTTGGACACTTGCAACAAACTGCGACACAAGACGATGATCCAGTGAAACAGTATTTGGAGCAGGCTTGGGGTAGAATATCTAGGATTTTGGGTAAGGACTTTTTGCCTTATATCCCTTCCGTTTTACCACCTTTAATGGTTACAGCTAAAGCATCGCAGGACATTTCGTTgcttgaagaagatgaggCTGAGGAATATAGCAATAATGAAGAATGGGAAGTTATGAACTTGTCGGGCAAGTGGATTGCAGTGCACACTGCTGCATTAGATGACAAAGTTACGGCTATGGATTTACTTCGAACCTATGCTATCCAGCTTAAGGGTGATTTCTTTCCTTGGGTGAAGGAGATTGCGGAGGACATTGCGTTGCCTGGCTTGGACTTTTATTTGCATGATGGGGTTAGAGGCTCTGCTGCATTGACGCTAGCTTCTTTGTTGAGATGTGTTGTTCTTGCAAAAGGTAACGATTCCCAAGATGCGCATCTTCTTTGGTCAAAGATTTGCGATAAACTCACTGAAGTTTTAAAATCAGAGCCTGTTCCAGAGTTACTCGTTGCTTACTACACGGCTTTAGTTGAGTGTATAAACTCGTTGGCGGCGAACTCTATATCTTCCCACCAATTACAGGAACTAAGCACCACtataaatacaaatatGGTTGAGATTAACGAGCGTATCAAGGCCAGAGATAATGAAGACGATGAATACACAGAAGATGTTGaggaagacgaagaagagtACACCGATGAGGAATTGTTGGACGAGATCAACAAAGCCATTTCTGCCATCTTTAAGAATGCAAAAGCCAGCGCATTGGAAAATTTTCAAGGCTTGATTCCAACTGTCACTACATTTATCAACGACGAAAACTCAAGTTTGAAGTTGTGTGGGTTATGCATTGTATGTGACCTTTTGGAGCATGGTGGTCCTAATTCAGCCGTTTTCCAAGATTCATTCTTGGGTGTTTTGAGTAGCTCTTTGGCTTCTCCCCATGCTGGCGTACGTCAAGCAGGCGCATACGCTGTGGGTGTTGCAGCTCAGTTTGGTGGCGACAACTACGGTAACTTTTGCGTCAGCTGCTTGGAACTCATGTTCAAGATGTCGAGTGTTCCCGATGCACGCGCTGACGAGAATGTACATGCTACCGAAAATTCCATATCGGCAATTGCCAAAGTACTTCATAGATACTCAACCATGATTCCTAATATTGACACATTGCTTAACCAATGGATCAATTTGTTACCGGTTGTACAGGATGAAAGCGCTGCGCCATTTGCTTATGTCTTTCTCTCGGAGTTGATGGACAATAATCATAGCGTTATTCAACAAAATGTGCCAAAGGTGGTTGATTCGGTGATTCAAGCCTTGGCTCATGCGGCAATCTCGGGAAATACCGCAAACAAAATTGTGGCTTCTACAAGGCGGTTGTTGGGCTCTATCCCTCACGAAGAAGCAGTTGCATTGCTTCTGAAGAATCCTTCAAACATGGACGTTGTCAACAAATTCTTTAGCTAG
- the RBG1 gene encoding GTP-binding protein rbg1: MTTVEKIKAIEDEMAKTQKNKATSFHLGQLKAKLAKLRRELLTDGSSGGGGGAGIGFDVQRTGVASIGFVGFPSVGKSTLLSKLTGTHSEAAAYEFTTLTTVPGTIKYKGAKIQMLDLPGIIEGAKDGKGRGRQVIAVARSVNLLFLVLDVNKPLQHKRIIEHELEGMGIRINKEPPNIVLTKKEKGGINITNTVPLTHLDNDEIRAVMSEYKINSANIAFRCDATVDDLIDAIEYKARKYIPAIYVLNKIDSFSIEELNLLTKIPNAVPISSGNGWNLDDLLEEMWSKLKLVRVYTKPKGKLPDFNEPVVLRSDRCTVEDFCNSIHKSLVDDFRNALVYGTSVKHQPQIVGLGHELEDEDVITILKK; encoded by the coding sequence ATGACGACCGtggaaaaaatcaaagCCATCGAAGATGAAATGGCCAAGACGCAAAAGAACAAGGCCACATCTTTTCATTTGGGACAACTTAAAGCCAAGTTAGCGAAATTGAGAAGAGAGTTGCTCACCGATGGAAGTTCAGGTGGAGGAGGTGGAGCTGGTATTGGGTTTGATGTTCAGAGAACTGGTGTAGCTTCCATTGGGTTTGTTGGTTTTCCGTCGGTTGGTAAATCAACATTATTGTCTAAATTGACTGGTACGCATTCGGAAGCTGCAGCATACGAGTTTACAACTTTGACCACGGTGCCAGGTACCATCAAGTATAAGGGTGCCAAGATCCAGATGCTAGATTTGCCTGGTATCATTGAAGGTGCTAAGGACGGTAAAGGTAGGGGTAGACAGGTCATTGCCGTTGCACGTTCGGTCAATCTCTTGTTCTTGGTGCTAGATGTGAACAAACCTTTGCAGCATAAGAGAATTATAGAGCACGAGTTGGAAGGTATGGGTATCAGAATCAACAAGGAGCCGCCAAATATCGTGTTaacaaagaaggagaagggaGGTATCAACATCACCAACACAGTTCCTCTTACACATCTAGATAATGATGAAATTAGAGCCGTCATGTCCGAGTATAAGATTAATAGTGCAAATATAGCATTTAGGTGCGATGCAACCGTTGACGACTTGATTGACGCTATAGAGTACAAGGCCAGGAAATATATACCTGCTATTTATGTGCTAAACAAGATCGACTCTTTCTCGATAGAGGAGTTGAACTTGTTGACCAAGATCCCCAACGCTGTTCCCATTTCATCTGGAAATGGATGGAATTTGGACGATTTGTTGGAGGAGATGTGGtcgaaattgaaattggtgCGTGTATATACCAAACCCAAAGGTAAATTACCTGACTTTAACGAGCCAGTGGTGTTGAGGAGTGACCGTTGTACAGTCGAGGACTTTTGTAACTCGATTCACAAGTCCTTGGTCGACGATTTCAGGAATGCGCTTGTCTATGGTACCTCAGTGAAGCATCAGCCTCAAATTGTGGGTCTTGGCCACGAATTGGAGGACGAAGATGTGATTacaattttgaagaaataa
- the YPD1 gene encoding Phosphorelay intermediate protein (BUSCO:EOG09265DDU) has protein sequence MAPTAEKEQKLKDSNLVDWAVFSEILQMDEDEEGFSQQLVETFVSQVEETFDTIQLYLKEKDLEQLSSTGHFLKGSAAALGLTSIASQCERIQNYGHKHNFDDFQLPANTQTPDSKEGTSSLKEKRREIDEKVATVTSDEVNPHDHKTPKEISTSSNGDATLKDKNTDKDNKIKQSPASTTTTTTTSPPKTDPKTNVKTDAKTSSSIPDESSDDFWILLIEDALSKAKDGFVKSKKALDEFFE, from the coding sequence atggCACCTAcagcagaaaaagaacaaaagttGAAAGACTCCAACTTGGTTGATTGGGCGGTGTTTTCGGAAATCTTACAGATggatgaggatgaagaagggTTTTCACAACAATTGGTGGAAACCTTTGTTTCCCAAGTCGAAGAGACATTTGACACCATTCAACTCTActtgaaggaaaaagatttgGAACAGTTGAGCTCAACCGGCCACTTTCTTAAAGGATCTGCCGCTGCCTTGGGTTTAACCTCTATAGCAAGCCAGTGCGAAAGAATACAAAACTATGGCCACAAGCACAACTTTGACGACTTTCAATTACCAGCAAATACTCAAACACCAGATTCCAAAGAAGGCACGCTGAGCTTAAAAGAGAAACGGAGAGAAATTGACGAAAAAGTAGCAACCGTTACCTCAGACGAAGTCAACCCACACGACCACAAAACTCCAAAGGAAATTTCTACATCTTCCAACGGCGATGCTACTCTAAAGGATAAAAACACAGACAAGGACAACAAAATTAAGCAACTGCCtgcttcaacaacaacaacaacaacaacatcaccaCCTAAAACTGACCCTAAGACAAATGTTAAAACAGACGCTAAAACATCTTCTAGTATACCGGATGAGCTGAGCGATGACTTCTGGATCCTATTGATTGAAGATGCATTATCAAAGGCAAAAGATGGATTTGTCAAGAGTAAAAAAGCATTAGATGAATTTTTTGAATAG
- the FUN12 gene encoding eukaryotic translation initiation factor 5B (BUSCO:EOG092610ZY), with protein MGKKGNKKAGGDFWDDEDMGEQPQAEEFGVTPETGSSSPSQEIANKDEADGADSSTPQEASADDIAGDFLGSIRKNKQKKAEKEEEKSKADSDGVPKILSKKEKEKLKKEAEKQKKKELAQKKKEQQAKQKEQIKEANKQNAAAKSASASASASATPEPESAAAQNAEAQKEEKAKSVKKGKKAPAGLAALKKQLELKKQLEEEQRRFEEEEEQRIQEKERLAAEEAAKEEAAKAAKKERDRLKKEQLKAEGKLLTKKQKEEKKLQERRRAQLLQAGNVIVPGLQKGNEGEVQKPKKVVYTKKKSSKPKTFTQKPQQSKVVEEKKPEDDEEEEAFVDDWEKMALDDDAEEDNEVTESWDAETKEDSESAANAAPEESEESNEKRKKKEAEAAAAAAVIAEQEKRAREEKEAADAAAQAAAQAATATAKEQETSRSRSAPVSKKTEAAPEKELRSPICCILGHVDTGKTKLLDKIRQTNVQGGEAGGITQQIGATYFPVEAIKQKTAVMAKYEKGLFEVPGLLIIDTPGHESFTNLRSRGSSLCNIAILVIDIMHGLEQQTLESIRLLRDRKAPFVVALNKIDRLYDWKEIPNNSFRDSFAQQSKSVQQEFHNRFEQIKLALAEQGLNSELYFQNKNMSKYVSIVPTSAVTGEGVPDLLWLLLELTQKRMSKQLMYLSKLEATILEVKVVEGFGYTIDVVLSNGVLREGDRIVLCGLNGPIATNVRALLTPPPSRELRIKSEYMHHKEVKAALGVKIAANDLEKAVAGSRLLVVGEDDDEEEMMEEVMDDLTGLLDSVDTSGKGVVVQASTLGSLEALLDFLKDMKIPVMSIGLGPVYKRDVMKAVTMLDKAPELAVMLCFDVKVDKEAEHYADEQNIKIFNADIIYHLFDAFTAYQNKLLEQRRKEFMEYAVLPCVLKTIQIINKRNPMIIGVDVVEGAVRIGTPICAVRQDPVTKQPNIMVLGKVTSLEVNHKPADSVKKGQTAAGVAMRLENPSSAQPTWGRHVDETDNLYSLISRKSIDTLKDPAFRDTVSRDDWLLIKKLKSVFDIK; from the coding sequence ATGGGTAAAAAGGGTAATAAGAAAGCAGGAGGAGACTTCTGGGACGATGAGGATATGGGGGAGCAACCACAAGCTGAAGAATTTGGTGTAACTCCAGAAACAGGCTCATCTTCACCATCTCAAGAAATCGCTAATAAGGACGAAGCAGATGGCGCTGATTCAAGCACACCTCAAGAAGCCTCAGCTGATGATATTGCAGGAGACTTTTTAGGATCGATTCGTAAAaataagcaaaagaaagccgagaaggaagaggaaaagagcAAAGCAGATTCCGATGGCGTACCAAAAATTTTGtccaagaaagagaaggaaaagttgaagaaggaagcagaaaaacaaaaaaagaaggagttggcccagaagaagaaggagcaacaagcaaaacaaaaggagcAGATTAAAGAGgcaaacaagcaaaacGCAGCTGCCaaatcagcatcagcatcagcatcggCGTCAGCCACACCTGAACCTGAATCTGCTGCTGCGCAAAATGCAGAAGCtcaaaaggaagagaaggCCAAGTCAGTAAAGAAAGGTAAGAAGGCTCCAGCTGGTCTCGCTGCTTTGAAGAAACAattggaattgaaaaagcaaCTCGAGGAAGAGCAAAGGAGAtttgaagaggaagaagagcagcgtatacaagaaaaagaaagacttGCAGCAGAAGAAGCCGCAAAAGAGGAAGCCGCTAAAGCTGCAAAGAAGGAGCGTGACAGATTGAAGAAGGAGCAATTGAAAGCAGAAGGTAAGTTATTGacaaagaagcaaaaagaagaaaagaagttgCAAGAACGTCGTCGTGCTCAACTTTTGCAAGCTGGAAACGTTATTGTTCCTGGATTGCAAAAGGGCAACGAGGGAGAAGtacaaaaaccaaagaagGTCGTTTACACCAAGAAAAAGTCATCTAAGCCAAAGACATTCACACAGAAACCTCAACAGAGCAAGGTTGTTGAAGAGAAGAAGcctgaagatgatgaagaggaggaggcatttgttgatgattggGAGAAAATGGCTTTGGATGACGATGCTGAGGAAGACAACGAGGTTACTGAAAGCTGGGATGCTGAAACCAAAGAAGACTCCGAAAGTGCAGCAAATGCCGCTCCTGAAGAGAGTGAAGAATCGAAtgagaagaggaagaagaaggaagcTGAAGCCGccgcagcagcagcagttaTTGCCGAACAAGAAAAGCGTGCACGCGAAGAGAAGGAAGCAGCCGACGCTGCCGCTCAAGCCGCCGCtcaagcagcaacagcaacagcaaaagaacaagaaacatCAAGATCTCGCTCTGCACCAGTTTCCAAAAAGACGGAAGCTGCACCAGAAAAGGAATTGCGTTCTCCTATCTGTTGTATCTTGGGTCACGTCGATACTGGTAAGACTAAATTATTAGACAAAATTCGTCAAACCAACGTTCAAGGTGGTGAAGCTGGTGGTATCACGCAACAGATTGGTGCTACGTATTTCCCTGTTGAGGCTATCAAGCAAAAGACTGCAGTTATGGCCAAATACGAAAAAGGACTATTTGAAGTCCCCGGTTTACTTATCATCGATACACCAGGTCACGAGTCCTTTACCAACTTGAGATCGCGTGGTTCTTCCTTGTGTAATATTGCTATCTTGGTTATTGATATTATGCACGGTCTTGAGCAACAAACTCTTGAGTCCATCAGATTGCTTAGAGACCGTAAGGCTCCATTCGTGGTTGCTTTGAACAAGATTGATAGGTTATATGACTGGAAGGAGATTCCAAACAATTCTTTCCGAGATTCGTTTGCCCAGCAATCAAAATCAGTTCAACAAGAGTTCCACAACAGATTTGAACAGATCAAGTTGGCACTTGCAGAGCAAGGATTGAACTCTGAATTGTATTtccaaaacaagaacatgTCGAAATACGTGTCTATTGTGCCTACCTCGGCAGTCACTGGAGAAGGTGTTCCAGatttgttgtggttgttgttggagtTGACACAAAAGAGAATGTCGAAGCAATTGATGTACTTGTCTAAATTGGAGGCTACAATCTTGGAAGTCAAGGTTGTTGAAGGTTTCGGTTACACAATTGATGTGGTGTTGTCCAATGGTGTGTTAAGAGAGGGGGACAGAATTGTGCTATGCGGTTTGAATGGACCAATTGCCACAAATGTAAGGGCATTGTTAACGCCTCCACCATCGAGGGAGTTGCGTATCAAGTCAGAATATATGCATCACAAAGAGGTTAAGGCGGCATTGGGTGTCAAGATTGCTGCAAATGATTTGGAGAAAGCAGTTGCTGGATCTCGTTTGTTGGTTGTTGGTGAagacgatgatgaagaagaaatgatGGAAGAGGTTATGGACGATTTGACCGGGTTGTTAGATTCTGTTGATACGTCTGGTAAAGGTGTGGTTGTTCAAGCATCTACATTGGGATCTTTGGAGGCCTTGTTAGATTTCCTTAAGGATATGAAGATTCCAGTTATGTCGATTGGTTTGGGTCCAGTTTACAAGAGAGATGTGATGAAAGCAGTCACAATGTTGGATAAGGCTCCAGAGTTGGCAGTAATGTTGTGTTTCGATGTCAAGGTTGACAAGGAAGCCGAGCATTATGCAGATGAGCAAAACATCAAGATTTTCAATGCCGACATTATTTACCATTTGTTTGATGCATTCACTGCTTATCAGAACAAATTGTTGGAACAACGTCGAAAGGAGTTTATGGAGTATGCTGTTTTACCATGTGTATTGAAGACTATtcaaatcatcaacaagaGAAACCCAATGAttattggtgttgatgttgttgagggTGCCGTGCGTATAGGTACTCCTATCTGTGCCGTTCGTCAAGACCCAGTTACCAAGCAACCAAATATCATGGTTTTGGGTAAAGTGACTTCATTAGAGGTGAATCACAAACCTGCTGATTCCGTGAAAAAGGGTCAGACTGCCGCTGGTGTTGCTATGAGATTGGAAAACCCTTCGTCGGCACAACCAACTTGGGGTCGTCATGTTGACGAGACCGATAACTTGTACTCATTGATCTCACGTAAATCAATTGACACTTTGAAAGATCCTGCATTCCGTGACACTGTTTCAAGAGATGATTGGTTATTGAtcaagaaattgaagagcGTGTTTGACATTAAGTAA
- the ALG9 gene encoding mannosyltransferase (CAZy:GT22; BUSCO:EOG09261FM4), translating to MTKLTRLQYALVLLNVIFRLYSALYMIIGDCDETFNYWEPLNLLLRGFGKQTWEYSPEFSIRSYAYLVPYYIVGKACQFLAGVSPVNIFYAVRIVALAGITSLCELKFFVTMNQFSTSVANWCIFLSTISPGMSHGGVALLPSSLALQTTLLANSYLLSATKSVQNKSVERNLIKAVGCYFIGGILGWPFALALGLPIGLYILARIAKQSTSPSVLVSVFVVAISIMVPVVLIDSYFLQKWVFIPANIVLYNVFGGDGEGPEIFGVEPWTYYVLNMALNFHAIVPLSIAGTLFNPVFTNLKKFSLLVSLQLIIWYAIFFSQPHKEERFMYPIYPLVSISAAIFISKVFNVLKKISVARRLQFVAKIATVLLLFTISVLRIFNLVENYAAPLQVFYKLAQLPSIPGDSVNICMGKEWYHFPNSFFLPDGYRLQFVESGFDGLLPGDFYESKSIVDSTTFVPMNMNNKNKFEPDKVVDLATCDYYVDNSQSESTPQLLNPDLSVDNEWDVLQCDKLLNPHGSHNMLGKMLYIPTPLRKWIPYNVEYMQFCILKNRIEKQHP from the coding sequence ATGACGAAGCTAACACGGTTGCAGTATGCATTGGTCCTACTAAATGTGATTTTTCGACTATACTCTGCATTGTACATGATCATTGGGGATTGCGACGAGACTTTTAACTACTGGGAACCATTGAATTTACTACTTCGAGGCTTTGGGAAGCAGACATGGGAATATTCGCCAGAGTTTTCCATAAGATCATACGCCTACTTAGTACCATATTATATTGTTGGCAAAGCTTGTCAATTTTTGGCTGGTGTCTCACCTGTGAATATATTCTACGCCGTTAGGATCGTGGCGCTTGCAGGTATCACTAGTTTATGCGAGCTCAAGTTTTTCGTCACGATGAACCAGTTCTCTACCAGTGTCGCCAATTGGTGCATTTTTTTGAGCACAATTAGTCCCGGGATGAGCCATGGTGGTGTTGCACTATTACCTAGTTCGTTGGCTTTGCAAACCACGCTTTTGGCGAATTCGTACTTGCTCTCTGCCACAAAATCTGTTCAGAATAAGAGCGTAGAGAGAAATTTGATAAAGGCCGTTGGATGTTACTTTATTGGTGGAATTTTGGGATGGCCTTTTGCTTTGGCGTTGGGTCTTCCGATTGGGCTATACATTTTAGCAAgaattgcaaaacaaagtaCCAGTCCCTCGGTCTTGGTAAGTGTATTTGTGGTTGCAATTTCGATTATGGTTCCCGTGGTATTGATTGACTCttattttttacaaaagtGGGTCTTTATTCCTGCAAACATTGTTTTGTACAATGTATTTGGTGGCGACGGTGAAGGGCCTGAGATATTTGGAGTAGAACCATGGACATATTATGTGTTGAATATGGCGTTAAATTTCCATGCCATTGTTCCCTTGAGCATAGCAGGAACCTTGTTCAACCCGGTATTCACCAACctcaaaaaattttcattgcTTGTCTCTTTGCAGTTGATTATTTGGTATGCAATCTTTTTCAGTCAACCTCATAAGGAAGAAAGGTTCATGTACCCTATTTATCCATTGGTCTCAATCCTGGCGgcaattttcatttccaaaGTATTCAACgttttaaagaaaatatcTGTGGCTAGACGCTTGCAATTTGTGGCAAAGATTGCCAcggttttgttgttgtttaccATATCAGTGCTTAGAATATTTAATTTAGTGGAGAACTATGCTGCTCCTTTACAAGTGTTTTACAAATTAGCACAGTTACCATCTATACCTGGAGACCTGGTGAATATTTGTATGGGTAAGGAATGGTATCATTTTCCCAACtcgttttttttgccaGATGGGTACAGATTACAATTTGTAGAATCCGGGTTTGATGGCTTGTTACCAGGTGACTTTTATGAGCTGAAGAGTATTGTTGATTCTACTACATTTGTCCCAATGAATATgaacaataaaaataaattcgAGCCTGATAAGGTGGTTGATCTTGCTACTTGCGATTATTATGTGGACAATTCGCAATCAGAAAGTACGCCTCAACTCCTTAACCCTGACTTGAGTGTTGATAACGAGTGGGATGTTTTGCAATGCGATAAATTGCTCAACCCTCATGGCTCGCATAATATGCTTGGGAAGATGCTATACATTCCTACACCTTTAAGGAAATGGATTCCTTACAACGTCGAGTATATGCAGTTTTGCATTTTAAAGAATAGAATTGAAAAGCAACACCCTTGA
- the pho2_1 gene encoding 4-nitrophenylphosphatase, translated as MSVKITDRKQALDLIVDKYDYFLFDCDGVIWLGDHLLPSVSETLEYLRSKNKTIIFVTNNSTKSREDYLKKFEKMGIKNVNKSELFGSAYATAIYIDKILKLPKDKHVWVLGEEGIETELKEVGYKTLGGTDAKLEEDGINFNPNNPILDNLDSQVGAVVCGLTFKINYLKLSMTMQYLLKDNKTLPFIATNIDSTFPMKGKLLIGAGSVIESVAYASGRQPDAICGKPNQSMMDAVKAQLPGLKENPKRGLMVGDRLNTDMKFGRDGGLDTLLVLTGIETEENVKSLKAGEAPTYYADKLGDLYEFTH; from the coding sequence ATGTCTGTGAAGATTACCGATAGGAAACAAGCGCTTGATTTGATAGTCGACAAATACGACTACTTCTTATTTGACTGTGATGGAGTCATTTGGCTTGGTGATCATCTATTACCATCGGTTAGCGAAACCTTGGAGTACCTCAGATCCAAGAATAAGACAATCATCTTTGTCACGAATAATTCTACAAAGTCGCGAGAGGACTACTTGAAGAAGTTTGAGAAAATGGGCATCAAGAATGTGAATAAGCTGGAACTCTTTGGATCTGCTTATGCTACAGcaatatatatagacaAGATTCTCAAGTTGCCCAAGGACAAGCATGTGTGGGTTTTGGGAGAAGAAGGTATTGAGACCGAGTTGAAGGAAGTTGGGTACAAGACGCTTGGTGGAACAGATGCCAAGTTGGAAGAAGACGGGATCAATTTCAATCCAAACAATCCCATCTTGGATAACTTGGACTCGCAGGTGGGTGCTGTGGTGTGTGGGTTGACATTTAAAATCAATTATCTCAAACTCTCCATGACGATGCAGTACTTGCTCAAGGATAACAAGACGCTCCCTTTTATTGCAACAAATATTGATTCTACGTTCCCCATGAAGGGTAAGTTGTTGATTGGTGCAGGTTCGGTTATTGAGAGTGTTGCATACGCAAGTGGCAGACAGCCCGATGCTATATGCGGTAAACCCAACCAGAGTATGATGGATGCTGTTAAAGCGCAGTTACCGGGATTGAAAGAGAACCCAAAGCGAGGATTGATGGTGGGGGACAGGTTGAATACCGATATGAAGTTTGGTAGAGATGGTGGATTGGATACGTTATTAGTGTTGACAGGAATTGAAACCGAGGAGAATGTCAAGTCGTTGAAGGCAGGCGAAGCACCAACTTATTATGCTGATAAATTGGGTGATTTATACGAATTCACTCACTAG